The proteins below come from a single Sorghum bicolor cultivar BTx623 chromosome 4, Sorghum_bicolor_NCBIv3, whole genome shotgun sequence genomic window:
- the LOC8066466 gene encoding uncharacterized protein LOC8066466 has protein sequence MAETAAAAGVTLTVRDMLFFYCDARSVYERFIGMGSHPEQARNAVALLLWLDQVFHQAMPIRHLPTLDATAVGMVASEANRILDCLRGMQQQSHVVLPPIPFISALCQCHDGGMGIDTAFLAFNQDLVVRGVADILDGVGALIFDDRLYRLLRRYQTGLIGRLSELEAPYTCSPVTVSEDSRSMFVTFSKGQPAVDRQEIFDYFRHKWGDCIVRVLMEKTTTRGTPPMYGRIIFKSEAFVSLVLNGEHTVKITIGYRQIWLRKYIPRPHTINNLQ, from the exons ATGGCggaaacagcagcagcagcaggtgttACTCTCACCGTCCGCGACATGCTCTTCTTTTACTGCGACGCTCGCAGCGTGTACGAGCGGTTCATCGGCATGGGCAGCCACCCGGAGCAGGCACGGAACGCCGTGGCCCTCTTGCTGTGGCTGGACCAGGTTTTCCACCAGGCCATGCCCATCCGCCACCTGCCGACCTTGGACGCCACGGCCGTCGGCATGGTGGCCAGCGAGGCCAACCGCATCCTGGACTGCCTCCGCGGCATGCAGCAGCAGAGCCACGTCGTGCTCCCGCCCATCCCCTTCATCTCCGCGCTCTGCCAGTGTCACGACGGCGGCATGGGCATCGACACTGCCTTCTTAGCCTTCAACCAGGACCTCGTCGTGCGCGGCGTCGCAGACATCCTCGACGGCGTCGGCGCCCTTATCTTCGACGACCGCCTCTACCGCCTGCTGCGCCGCTACCAGACGGGGCTCATCGGTCGCCTGTCGGAGCTCGAGGCGCCTTACACCTGCAGCCCCGTCACCGTGTCGGAGGACAGCCGCTCCATGTTCGTCACCTTCTCAAAGGGGCAGCCCGCCGTCGACCGTCAAGAGATATTCGACTACTTCAGACA CAAGTGGGGCGACTGCATCGTCCGTGTTCTGATGGAGAAGACGACGACCAGGGGCACGCCGCCGATGTACGGCAGGATAATCTTCAAGAGCGAGGCATTCGTCAGCCTGGTGCTCAACGGCGAGCACACCGTCAAGATCACCATTGGCTACCGCCAGATCTGGCTCCGCAAGTACATCCCGCGCCCGCACACCATCAACAACCTGCAGTGA
- the LOC8074153 gene encoding amino acid transporter ANTL2 → MRSSVSERSLIIESDDDDNDDRPQSQPSAAAARSRRRHHQHEEGSGSGSGSGSDSDSGSSSSSCATPRGHAQATASSYTQQWPQSYRQSINILSSVQSPNLSFLGTPTLSRLSNSFITNSFRGKTPEIISNLVKPLLRPTTSDDLQQQHEERKSSQYLLPSRKPSLQQIPEDQKPVPVAHEVSPYHKCSYTQAVVNGINVLCGVGILSTPYAIKQGGWLGLVILCLFAILAWYTGVLLRRCLDSKEGLETYPDIGHAAFGTTGRIAISIILYVELYACCIEYLILEGDNLSKLFPNAHLTIGSLTVNSHVLFAILTTIIVMPTTWLRDLSCLSYLSAGGVIASILGVICLFWVGVVDNVDFENKGTALNLPGIPIAIGLYGYCYSGHGVFPNIYSSLKNRNQFPSILFTCIGLSTILFAGAAVMGYKMFGEATQSQFTLNLPENLVVSKIAVWTTVANPITKYALTITPLAMSLEELLPPNQQKYSNIVMLRSALVVSTLLIALSVPFFGLVMALVGSLLTMLVTYILPCACFLAILRRKVSWHQVAACSFIIMVGVCCACVGTYSSLSKIIQNYT, encoded by the exons ATGAGGAGCTCCGTGTCTGAGCGCAGCCTCATCATCgagagcgacgacgacgacaacgacgaCCGTCCCCAATCCCAgccatccgccgccgccgcccgcagcAGAAGACGCCACCACCAAcacgaggagggctccggctccggctccggctcagGATCCGACTCCGATTCcggctcctcctcgtcgtcctgcGCCACCCCGCGTGGTCACGCTCAGGCCACCGCCTCCTCCTACACCCAGCAATGGCCACAGAGCTACAG GCAATCCATCAACATTCTTAGTAGCGTGCAGTCACCAAATCTGAGCTTCTTGGGGACCCCAACTCTAAGCAGATTATCCAACTCTTTCATCACCAATTCTTTTCGGGGTAAAACCCCTGAAATCATCTCTAATCTTGTTAAGCCACTTCTTCGCCCCACTACAAGTGATGACCTTCAGCAGCAGCATGAAGAAAGAAAGAGTTCACAGTACCTTCTGCCTTCGAGAAAACCGTCTTTGCAACAGATTCCTGAGGATCAAAAGCCAGTGCCAGTTGCTCATGAGGTCTCTCCCTATCATAAATGCTCTTACACTCAGGCGGTTGTGAACG GGATAAATGTTCTATGTGGTGTGGGAATCCTATCAACGCCTTATGCCATCAAACAAGGGGGCTGGCTTGGACTGGTGATACTCTGTTTATTTGCAATTCTAGCATGGTATACTGGTGTGCTCCTGCGCCGTTGCCTGGACAGCAAGGAGGGCCTTGAGACATACCCAGATATTGGCCATGCCGCCTTCGGGACCACCGGTCGTATAGCCATTTCG ATAATCCTGTATGTGGAACTATAT GCCTGTTGCATCGAGTATCTGATATTGGAAGGTGACAATTTATCAAAATTATTCCCCAATGCACACCTGACCATCGGGAGCTTGACAGTGAACTCCCATGTACTTTTCGCAATCTTGACTACCATCATAGTCATGCCGACCACTTGGCTACGTGACCTTAGCTGCCTGAGCTACCTTTCAG CTGGAGGTGTCATTGCATCAATCCTTGGAGTCATCTGCCTATTCTGGGTAGGTGTTGTTGATAATGTTGACTTTGAGAACAAAGGAACTGCGCTGAACCTCCCTGGAATCCCTATTGCAATTGGATTGTATGGTTATTGCTACTCAGGGCATGGGGTGTTTCCAAACATCTACTCTTCTTTGAAGAACCGTAATCAGTTCCCTTCAATCCTTTTTACTTG CATTGGGCTGTCTACCATTTTATTTGCTGGTGCTGCGGTGATGGGATACAAAATGTTTGGTGAAGCCACACAGTCTCAGTTCACACTGAACTTACCAGAGAATTTAGTGGTTTCAAAGATTGCAGTTTGGACCACG GTGGCAAATCCAATAACCAA ATATGCATTAACCATAACCCCACTGGCTATGAGTTTGGAAGAGTTGCTGCCACCAAATCAACAGAAGTACTCAAACATAGTCATGCTTAGATCAGCCTTGGTGGTGTCAACCCTCCTCATTGCTCTATCTGTACCCTTCTTTG GACTTGTGATGGCCTTGGTTGGTTCTTTACTCACGATGCTTGTG ACCTATATTCTACCTTGTGCGTGCTTTTTAGCAATCCTGAGGAGAAAAGTGAGCTGGCACCAG GTAGCAGCGTGCTCATTCATCATCATGGTCGGGGTTTGCTGTGCATGTGTGGGGACATACTCATCTCTGTCAAAGATAATCCAGAACTACACATGA
- the LOC8066467 gene encoding bZIP transcription factor 27 — MEEVWKDYMSLQPSLISMTPAAGGGGALYSHRHHQHHLSPSGAGASHSPPSFSSPLQPPTPTTTLSLSSNTLEFTYLGGAGAGAGSGGGGGSSTSGDDSRDLMVFSFAPADQYQYQTMTKQKQSISSAAAGDSRRQRRMIKNRESAARSRARRQAYTNELELELAQLRRENEMLIKQHQELNLRLAMSSSAQVPAHYSSTSLQRCRSAPP, encoded by the exons ATGGAGGAGGTGTGGAAGGACTACATGTCCCTACAGCCATCCCTTATCAGTATGAcacccgccgccggcggcggcggcgcactgTACAGCCACCGTCACCACCAGCATCATCTGTCGCCTTCTGGTGCTGGTGCCTCCCATTCACCGCCCTCTTTCTCGTCGCCGCTGCAGCCCCCCACGCCAACGACGACGTTGAGCCTGAGCTCTAATACCCTCGAGTTCACCTACCTCGGtggggcaggggcaggggcagggtCAGGAGGTGGCGGCGGGTCCTCCACATCCGGCGACGACTCCCGCGACCTGATGGTCTTCTCCTTCGCGCCGGCCGATCAGTACCAGTACCAGACCATGACGAAGCAGAAGCAGAGCATcagctccgctgctgctggagaTAGCAGGCGGCAGCGGCGCATGATCAAGAACCGTGAGTCGGCGGCCAGGTCGCGTGCCCGGAGGCAGGCCTACACCAACgagctggagctggagctggCGCAGCTGCGCAGGGAGAACGAGATGCTCATCAAGCAGCACCAGGAGCTCAAT CTTCGTCTGGCCATGTCGTCGTCAGCGCAGGTCCCTGCACACTACAGCTCCACTAGTCTCCAGAGATGCCGCTCCGCCCCACCCTGA